The following DNA comes from Candidatus Methylacidiphilum fumarolicum.
CATTGCGAGGTTGGTGCAGAAACGGATGGCAGATTATAGGAAACGCTATGGAAGAAGTCGTACATTGGATTGGAAGGCTATTTCATTGATTTTTTAAACTTTCTCTCCCCCTCCCTTTTTCTATTCCCACTAATAATCTTTTTAGAGAAAGTTTTTGACGGCAATTAAATGCTTCTATTCCTAAAAAATACCTATCGTTTTGTATTTCCCATACTGGATAAAAATATTTTAAAACTAAAACAGATTTAATATCACTGGGCGCATTTTCAATGATTTGAATCCACTCTTTTTTTAGTTCTTCATTATCTGAAGGCTGCTGGATACAGTTCGGTCCAGCAATAATCGTATGCAATTGATCACCCTCGTTATTGATTGGAGCATCCAAACTAACCATTACCGGATTATTGATATTGTTTTCTGTATCTTCTAAATTGAGATTATTTTGAAAAGAATTTTTCTTTTTTTGATAAGAACTAATCTGAACTGTTTTAGATTTTAATGCTTCAGAGGCAATTTCATTTTTGATCCAGTATAAAGCATAGTTTGGAAATGGATTTTGTGAAGAAGGATTGTATCTTTCTAAGGCTCTGTAAAAGCCGATAATTCCATCACTAAAGACCGCCTCTTTAATATTTAGGTTGTTCGTTTTGACAACCCTGTGGATCAACTCAATACCGTTTACAATCAATGGTTCTGTTGCTTCAGCTAATTTTAGTCTTTTTCTTTTCCATATTGTAGCTTCCTTCCCAT
Coding sequences within:
- a CDS encoding sigma factor, translated to MKNKAQWVKKEIDWKESIKKFQMALHEEKLSLLQIPSIKKILIDKIIHLHEPSRQKRINAKEVVFLISLIRSKKNHMDEKVVAVLDKLRLNIIWWNNLREEAEKDNGKEATIWKRKRLKLAEATEPLIVNGIELIHRVVKTNNLNIKEAVFSDGIIGFYRALERYNPSSQNPFPNYALYWIKNEIASEALKSKTVQISSYQKKKNSFQNNLNLEDTENNINNPVMVSLDAPINNEGDQLHTIIAGPNCIQQPSDNEELKKEWIQIIENAPSDIKSVLVLKYFYPVWEIQNDRYFLGIEAFNCRQKLSLKRLLVGIEKGRGRESLKNQ